The DNA segment CAGTTGTCCATTACTCATCTCAACAGATATGAAACTGACGCCTTTATCTGCAAGCTCTTTTACTTTATCAACTGGGAAAGGTGACAATGTAATTGGTCTTAAAAGTCCAACTTTTATGCCTTTTTCACGACTTTTGTCAACTGCTGATCTTGCGATTCTGCTGCTGATACCGTATGATACTAAAACAATATCTGCATCTTCAACTTGGTATTCTTCATAAATAACTTCTTCAGCATCGATTTTAGTATATTTTTCCTGAAGTTTATAGTTAAAATCTTCCAATTCATTAAAGTCATTATAAATTGAAGTGATGAGGTTTTCCATAGTTTCCTTATTTCCTTTTACTGCCCAAGGCTTATCGTTTTTAGGTTCGATTGCCTTTTCAGGGAACACTAATGGTTCTGCCATCTGGCCTAAAGTTCCATCAGCTAGGACAACTACTGGGTTTCTCCATTTGTCTGCAAGGTCAAACGCTTTCATGGTCAAATCACACATTTCCTGCACGCTGTTAGGAGCGAGGACTATGTTTTTATAATTACCATGGCCTCCGCCTTTGACAACTTGATTGTAATCTCCTTGTTCAGGTCCGATATTTCCAAGTCCTGGACCTGCCCTCATGATATCCACAATAACTGCAGGCAATTCAGCACCTGCAAGGAAAGTGAATCCCTCTTGCATTAAGCTAATTCCAGGTCCTGAAGAGGAAGTCATGACTCTGTGTCCAGCACCTGAAGCACCATAAACCATGTTGATGGATGCCTCTTCACTTTCTGCCTGTACAAAGTTTCTTCCAACCATCGGGAAATATTTTGAAGCTTCGTGCAAAATTTCACTTGCTGGAGTAATTGGGTATCCAAAGAAACAATCGCAGCCAGCATACATTGCACCAATGACAACTGCAGTATTTCCTTTAACCATTTGATTACTCATTTAGTTTCCCCCTTTATTAGCTGCTTTTGCTTTAATCATTTTAGCAACTGAATCGTTTATAATCTTTTTATATTGATGTACTTCTAGTGCTAACGGTTCCGGGCATGTAAAGTAGCAG comes from the Methanobrevibacter sp. genome and includes:
- a CDS encoding 3-methyl-2-oxobutanoate dehydrogenase subunit VorB; amino-acid sequence: MSNQMVKGNTAVVIGAMYAGCDCFFGYPITPASEILHEASKYFPMVGRNFVQAESEEASINMVYGASGAGHRVMTSSSGPGISLMQEGFTFLAGAELPAVIVDIMRAGPGLGNIGPEQGDYNQVVKGGGHGNYKNIVLAPNSVQEMCDLTMKAFDLADKWRNPVVVLADGTLGQMAEPLVFPEKAIEPKNDKPWAVKGNKETMENLITSIYNDFNELEDFNYKLQEKYTKIDAEEVIYEEYQVEDADIVLVSYGISSRIARSAVDKSREKGIKVGLLRPITLSPFPVDKVKELADKGVSFISVEMSNGQLLADVQFAALRKEDTHLVNRMGGNLIELKQILAKIYEIAGFEDEDIDLSKRSEEKASPNIID